A single genomic interval of Rhizobium leguminosarum bv. trifolii WSM1325 harbors:
- a CDS encoding ROK family protein (PFAM: ROK family protein~KEGG: rec:RHECIAT_CH0003959 putative transcriptional regulator protein, ROK family) produces the protein MIISFDIGGTAIKGGIAHSEIDILPLGRRPTPKDDFAAFVETLRDIIAETGEQPSRIALSIAGVVDPDTQRLICANIPCIHHRTLGADLEVELGLPVLIANDADCFAMAEAGLGAGRGHRIVFGAILGTGVGGGLVADGRLVNEAGGFAGEWGHGPIIASAAGNPPVAIPAYACGCGQRGCVDTVGGARGLERLHQTLHDLDLSSEEIIAQWGRGEEKATRTIDVYVDLVASPLALTINITGATIVPVGGGLSNVEPLLAELDHAVRARILRKFDRPLVVRSECRIEPGLIGAALLGLKAETAA, from the coding sequence ATGATCATTTCATTCGACATCGGCGGCACCGCTATCAAGGGCGGCATCGCCCACTCCGAGATAGACATCCTTCCCCTCGGCCGCCGCCCGACGCCCAAGGATGATTTTGCCGCGTTCGTCGAGACCCTGCGCGACATCATCGCCGAAACCGGCGAACAGCCGAGCCGCATCGCCCTCTCCATCGCCGGCGTCGTCGATCCCGATACGCAGCGCCTGATCTGCGCCAACATTCCCTGCATCCACCACCGTACGCTTGGCGCCGATCTCGAAGTCGAGCTCGGCCTGCCGGTGCTGATCGCCAACGACGCCGACTGTTTCGCGATGGCCGAAGCCGGTCTCGGCGCCGGCCGCGGCCACCGCATCGTCTTCGGCGCCATCCTCGGCACCGGCGTCGGCGGCGGCCTGGTTGCCGACGGGCGCCTCGTCAACGAGGCCGGCGGCTTTGCCGGCGAATGGGGTCATGGGCCGATCATCGCATCTGCGGCCGGCAATCCGCCCGTCGCCATTCCCGCCTATGCCTGCGGCTGCGGCCAGAGGGGCTGCGTCGACACCGTCGGCGGTGCCCGCGGCCTGGAGCGGCTGCACCAGACGCTGCACGATCTCGACCTTTCCAGCGAGGAGATCATCGCTCAGTGGGGGCGTGGGGAGGAAAAGGCGACAAGGACGATCGACGTCTATGTCGATCTCGTCGCCTCGCCCTTGGCGCTGACGATCAACATCACCGGAGCGACCATTGTGCCGGTCGGAGGCGGGCTTTCCAATGTCGAGCCGCTGCTTGCCGAGCTCGACCACGCCGTGCGCGCCCGCATCCTGCGCAAGTTCGATCGCCCGCTGGTGGTGCGCAGCGAATGCCGCATCGAACCCGGCCTGATCGGCGCAGCGCTTTTGGGGCTGAAGGCCGAGACGGCGGCTTAA
- a CDS encoding Beta-N-acetylhexosaminidase (PFAM: Glycoside hydrolase, family 20, catalytic core~KEGG: ret:RHE_CH03686 beta-N-acetylhexosaminidase protein), giving the protein MADYHLEASWSPIEGSFGRLTFMLFNLSTEPLSGFSLAYTSETRVADKHVCDGGSLKRRVAHFQEFLPPEDLSVPPGGRWRFTVEGLTREPKHVTAGVKSAYLTLGDGRHFPVGFGDLMLEGRDGGVAPPLLPPGRAEEPYSLLPWPLALGLKAGELPVVLYPAERTRPDAVKALSLILELYQRLYPADNMPFSLGAVEGGRGIRFVTESSIAAFAYELRFTAHEIVLSSADAAGRHYGLISLAQLLHGARADPERFKFPNFGAIADQPRYDWRGCHLDVSRQFYPVADVVRLIDILAWNKLNIFHWHLTDDEAWRLEIKAYPALTEIGARRGPDEVLVPQLGDGAQTRSGHYTQEDAKRIVAHAASLHIEVLPEIDIPGHSMATLFSLPELVDGQEAPDSYRSVQGYPNNALNPAVEFTYEFLGKVFDEMVTLFPGEYLHIGGDEVAHGSWLSSPLCKTLMEREKLAGTAELQSYFLKRIKAMLSDRGKKLVGWNEVSHGGGVDRDGTLLMAWEKPAVGIELAQEGYDVVMTPGQAYYLDMAQAEAWGEPGASWAGFSLPEHTYAYEAEGELPAALQEKMRGIQACIWTENFLSRAYFNRLVFPRLPAVAEAAWTPSARKDWDRFAAIVRMWPVL; this is encoded by the coding sequence ATGGCCGATTACCATCTGGAAGCAAGCTGGAGCCCGATCGAGGGCAGTTTCGGGCGCCTCACCTTCATGCTTTTCAATCTTTCGACCGAGCCGCTGTCCGGCTTCTCGCTCGCCTATACGTCAGAGACGCGGGTTGCCGACAAACATGTCTGCGACGGCGGCAGCCTCAAGCGGCGGGTCGCGCATTTCCAAGAATTCCTGCCGCCCGAAGACCTGAGCGTGCCGCCCGGTGGGCGCTGGCGCTTCACTGTCGAGGGACTGACCAGGGAGCCGAAACATGTCACGGCCGGCGTCAAGTCGGCCTATCTGACACTTGGCGACGGACGCCACTTTCCTGTTGGTTTCGGCGATCTCATGCTCGAAGGCCGGGATGGTGGCGTGGCGCCGCCGCTTCTGCCGCCGGGCCGGGCCGAGGAACCTTATTCGCTACTGCCCTGGCCGCTGGCGCTCGGGTTGAAGGCGGGAGAGCTGCCGGTCGTGCTTTATCCGGCCGAGCGGACGCGCCCTGATGCGGTCAAGGCGCTCTCGCTGATTCTGGAGCTCTACCAGCGGCTCTACCCGGCCGACAATATGCCGTTTTCCCTCGGTGCCGTCGAAGGCGGGCGGGGCATTCGTTTCGTCACCGAATCGTCGATCGCCGCCTTCGCTTACGAATTGCGTTTTACCGCGCATGAGATCGTGCTTTCGAGTGCGGATGCCGCCGGGCGGCATTACGGGCTGATCAGCCTGGCGCAACTGCTGCACGGCGCCCGCGCCGATCCCGAGCGCTTCAAATTCCCCAATTTCGGCGCGATCGCCGACCAGCCGCGTTATGACTGGCGCGGCTGCCATCTCGATGTGTCCAGGCAGTTCTATCCGGTGGCAGACGTCGTGCGGCTGATCGATATTCTCGCCTGGAACAAGCTCAACATCTTCCACTGGCATCTGACCGATGACGAAGCGTGGCGGCTGGAGATCAAGGCCTATCCCGCGCTGACGGAGATCGGCGCCCGGCGCGGGCCGGATGAAGTGCTCGTGCCGCAGCTCGGCGACGGGGCGCAAACGCGCTCCGGTCATTACACGCAGGAGGATGCCAAGCGGATCGTTGCGCATGCAGCCTCGCTGCATATCGAGGTACTGCCGGAAATCGATATTCCGGGCCACAGCATGGCGACGCTGTTCTCGCTGCCCGAGCTCGTCGACGGCCAGGAGGCGCCGGATAGTTACCGCTCGGTGCAGGGTTATCCGAACAACGCCCTCAATCCGGCGGTGGAATTCACCTATGAATTTCTCGGTAAGGTGTTCGACGAGATGGTGACGCTGTTTCCCGGCGAATATCTCCATATCGGCGGCGACGAAGTGGCGCACGGCTCCTGGCTTTCCTCGCCGCTCTGCAAGACGCTGATGGAGAGGGAGAAACTTGCCGGCACTGCCGAGCTGCAATCCTATTTCCTGAAACGTATCAAAGCCATGCTGTCGGATCGCGGCAAGAAACTCGTCGGCTGGAACGAGGTTTCGCATGGCGGCGGCGTCGACCGCGACGGCACGCTGCTGATGGCCTGGGAAAAGCCCGCCGTCGGCATCGAGCTGGCACAGGAGGGCTACGACGTGGTGATGACGCCGGGCCAGGCCTATTATCTCGACATGGCGCAAGCGGAAGCCTGGGGCGAGCCCGGCGCGAGCTGGGCGGGCTTCAGCCTGCCGGAACACACCTACGCTTACGAGGCCGAGGGCGAGCTGCCGGCGGCGCTGCAGGAGAAGATGCGCGGCATCCAGGCCTGCATCTGGACTGAAAATTTCCTCTCGCGTGCCTATTTCAACCGGCTGGTTTTCCCGCGTCTCCCAGCGGTCGCCGAGGCTGCTTGGACGCCTTCTGCGCGCAAGGACTGGGATCGGTTCGCAGCGATCGTGCGGATGTGGCCGGTGCTTTAA